The following nucleotide sequence is from Puntigrus tetrazona isolate hp1 chromosome 12, ASM1883169v1, whole genome shotgun sequence.
ATATATTACCAttcaaatagctttttattttatttgtacacaagACTTTACTggcatttttcattaattaaaagatgATACTGACCCCAAAGTTTTGAACAGTAGCGTAATACTAATGAGATCAGGTTGGCAAGCCCTACTGTAGCCTCAAGGTAGGACTCATTTATGTTCAGATTAAGTTGCTGAATCAGTGAAGTGTAACTCATGACTTTATGATATGAAATACCAGAGCAGAGCCTGTATAAAGGGATGAAGTTGACTGAAAGTTTAATCCTCACAGTGTGATAATGATGCTCAAGCAAAAGTTTTAATACACCCACCAACTGCAGAACTGGTGTTCTCGTGGATTAACTAAAAAGACGTAATCCAATGAAGCGGCTCTGCAAATATTGAATTAGTCTGGATCTTGTCTGGAAGTTATTATACGGTTGGCTTGATTTCCCACAAGGCTTTTCATCTTtattgatttagttttattgcTGTTTCGTGGAGATTATCTATCGATGACCTTAATCTATTCAGTGtctataatttaaatatgtccGTTCGAGTAAATTTGTTCTTATTGTGCTTTTCGGATTAACAACCTGACATGAGCCAGGTACATTAATGCAGATCAACTGGATTTGTGCGCGTAAATCTTTACAAGCTTCTTGcatatttttactaatttatcgttcatttcttttggtgATCTGTTTACAATGTTAAACCCAGGTACAGTTTAGGATATATACACTGATTGAAAGCATGATTTGCTCCATCAACAGACGATGGCTCAAATGCTGATGCTGATGACGAcgatgaggatgaagaggaaCATAGTTTAAAGACCAAACGCTACAAGTAAGTGGGGTTGAACCAGCGAATCAAAGTCCATTTAAATTGATGAGGAGGATCTCGTAACAGACGTGTTGTATGTCACTCACCTCAATAATCGCAGCGCAACAGGAAGTCTCCGGTTTTTGGTGGGCAACATCTGCACTCACAGCTTGATGCGAATTTCTCAATCTGTCTCTCTCAGAGATGATTTAACTTGAACAGGAGGATGTTTGAAGTACGCCCAGATGTCTGCGTAGAGACAAGAAAACATTTCGCATCTCGAGAAAATTTGAAGAGATTTTGTTTATGTTGCGTATTTCATTTCCGACGGTTTGGATTTGTCTacgattttttttccttgcgGCTGATACTAGTTAGGCTAGTATAGGctgatatgttttttaatactcAATGAAAAATCAAGAGGTCAAGACAAACAAAGCGTGTTCAAACCGAAGTGTATGATAAAAACTAATGATAGCAAAAAGAGGCAGTCGGAATTGTTGAATAGATGAAGtgacatataatataatatttaagttGTGAGAGTTATCCATTTAGAAGTCTTTGGCAAAAACTTgaactgcactgtaaaaatggatgttttaagttaaaacagAGCAATGGAGtacatttataagaaaaaacattttttacaatcgCGTTTGAAAGCTACGATTGTCATGCACATCTTATCAGTGAAGCACAATTCTATTATCCGCATTAAATCTCCGTCTGAAGGCCTGAGGTCGCTCTAGCGTATAAACTCCAAATACGCCCTGCAGAAGAAATCCAGGAAATGCCAACAGATCGATTTCCTGAGTAAACGAAGAGCGCTGCCATTCACAATTCTAATTTCCGATTGGATGCTCTTCTGTTTTGGTCTCCATAGGAGCCcatttaaatagtgtttttaatgtaGCTAAAGTCAACGGCTTCATGTTTTCTACATTAAACTTTGATGAGTGGGGCactgatatatgatatatatgcatttgctttttaaaaaaaattaaatagatttaacaTAAGATTATCAGCTTGCAATAAATGCTAATTCAAATAGAAACACTGGAAACCATAAGCGTGACGCAAGAGTCAGGCGACATGACTAATAAACACAAGACTACGACAATATATGATTTCTGAGTacttattataattttcattataataaagTGTATAATAACGCAATGCTAATCGACATAGCATTTATCACTGCTTagaatattttatcaaatatgtTGCATGCTTTAGTCTGTGTAAGAAGCCACATCATCTCACAGAAGGATTTGTTTCAAATACTCGACTGATGCTAATGTGGTAATGTAAACATGATTAAATGTGGTATTTTCACATACTTTTAGCTACACAAACAGCTGTCATAATTGCagaattcattatttaatttcataatcaTACAATTATATTGTCTGCAATTTTTTTGTGGTAGTTAGTCTGTAAACTCTGTATAGTAAATGCAGCTCCATTTAATGGAGATTTACTACTACCCGGTTTTACTGACATGACCATTGCATTCAATTAATCTTGCAGCCCTGCTTGCTACTTGTAATTActtctttgtaattttttgtgcaGTAAAAGCAATTTCTGAGAAATTCTGCTGAGAGTAGTATCGGACTACGCTTGAAACCAATGTACCAATTTTAGCCAACTGCAGCCAATCAGCTGTAAAAGGCGTGTCTACTTATGATGAGGTGGTTACATGCGTCTTATCTATCCTATCCTTTTGAGAAGAGGTGCGTTTGttttggtgatttcaaatatctCAGAAATCACTGAAGGTGCAGCctttaagcaatttttttttctgagtgagAATTGTTtctacaactattttttttcattgtatcgGATAAACTATTAACAGAATTACTTATCAGAGCTGTTGTATATCTATTCCTTTGAAGACTAGACCATCCTGTTGATTGTGAAGGAAAAAATGGATCATCCCTTCGGATGGTTTTACCGCTGGAGCTCCGGATCGGCCACTTCAGAGACATGCTTCTGGAAAGAGGGGTGAGAAATCCAGTGATGATAACAACCATTATTTGGCCCACACATACAGAATTTGTATATCTGCACACACTTTGAATCTTAAAATGAAGTGGTGTAATTGACATGCAGTTATTTTGGATGGGCATCATTTAGCCTGTGTGTTTGGAACAGGTGTCCGCTTTCTCCACCTGGGAGAAAGAACTGCACAAAATCGTATTTGATCCTCGGTACCTGCTGCTAAGTCCAGAGGAACGAAAGCAGGTATGACACAAAGCTTTCACATCAGCCTCAATCAACctcaaacattaataaaacttcAAACTGCATTAACTCGACATTTCCACAGACCTACtgtggttttaaaaaatgctagtAGATGGTATTGAGACCAAATGTCTTTTATCAAGGTAACTGTACACTTtacgttatttattttattttaatatttcattgatttatttgttgtcCCTCAGGTTTACGATCAGTTTGTCAAAGCAAGAATGAAAGAGGAGCATAAAGAGAAAAAGTGCAAACTCCAGCAAGCGAAAGAAGAGTACAGGAAACTGCTAGAGGAATCAAAAATCACATCCAGGTGAGCTTATAAAATAAGTGTGACTGCTTTTGCTGTGCGATAATAAAATCTGTCTCTAGAGcggattatttattcagcaaaggtgTTAATAACTGATGGTCTTTGCAGTTTAGGTCCACGTTTCTTTggttttgtgtatttgatgATAACCTTGTTTCTTGTTAAAGGTCTCACACAGTACTAAATTCAAACACACCACGGGGATTAACACTCAGCTTGAAGTTTCATCTTTGCAGGTTGCACAGAGACTTCTTTCATTTTTACTCTGTTCTTTACCAGATTCATTTATAGCGAAAGGAAGCGAAAATATGTGAATTAACACATTCGCAGCTCCCGTCTTTAAACCAAAACATTTGTAGGAAGTCATCACTTTACGGTACTGAGTGATATATCATACAGATGCATATGCCTGCATTATGTCTATCCCCATCACTGATGGAATTTTctgtctgtcagtgtttttactGCTTTATGGTAGAAGGTgctattacactttttttgcattttatccaGGTCTACTTGCCAAGCTCACTCTAAGTGGGACTTGAAATAGCGTTTTAGGTATGTGAGGTGCGAAGAACAAAGGAAGCTAAAGATCACAGCCTATAGTGTCAGTTGCTAAAGCTTCAAGAGGTGATGCTTAACTATTCAGCTATTGCTAGCTGGCCTTCATTATACTCTCCCGCCTATATCTGGGTCACGGCACCAATGTAACTCAACCGCTTGCTCTGAGTGGGACTTGGGAACTGGCGTTTCTGGCATGTGAGGCGGACCACGGGCATACTAACAAGGACACTAAAGACTGCATCCTCTAGTTTCAGTTAGGGAGTGAGGTTCTACTTTACTGCTCTATTTCCAGCGATGGAGGTGGGCACGCTAACAAGAATGCTAATGATTGCTTCCTCTAGCAAACAACGGCTGCTAGTGCACATTTTGGGATACACCCCTGAGCAAAGACCACAGCCTCTAACATCACTCACTAGTGTGAGTCCTGAGATCAAGCCAATAAGGTTCATGTCTTTTTGAAAAGCCAGTGCTAATATTAAACTTGCATGTTACAGGGTTAGAGTAAAATTAGCCTGTCATTTACTTACAtttgaagcatcctaggtgtatgtgactcaGGCAAATCCAATCCcagtatatattaaacattttcctGGGTCTTTTAATCTCTGTTATTGCACTGGGCGTGTGGTTCCATTTAACAgtataaaacatgttaaataagaTGCAtgctaaatgtaataaaacgtCTCTCACATGGCTCCGGGGGTGAATAAAAGGCCCCCTGTAGTGAATCCATGCATTCTGTTTCAAACCACAAGCAGTCCTGGTGGATGACATAAGATGCATTGCATTGCGTGATTAGGGACGAGCGCgaagagagaacaaaacaaaatggcagtAATGAATTACAAGCACAAACcgaggatttgtaaagaaaaatgtcagagGATTTTGATATAAACCAAGAGACTACATTTCGATTCGTCTTCCAGTTTCTTCAGTCAGCTTTATTATGTAATATgcgaaatatggatatttatcttacaaaaaccCATGGTTTCATTACAGGAGGAGTAAATTCACCCCACGGAGCCATGTGAGGGATGTTGTATTACATTtgcatgcactttatttaacttgttttaGACTGTTAAAAGGGAACCACTCGCCTACTGCAATAATAGAGCTTAGAAGAGTCACAACAATTTTTCTATAACTCATATTGGATTCGACTGAAAGAAGGAAGGcgcatacacctaggatgctccAAAGGTATATAAAGacaggctaattttcatttttgggcgagcTAACCCTTTAACCCCTAATGCTAACAACTCAACTTTTGCAACTACTGAATTCCctgacaaaaaaagattttagttaCGAGTTCAGGAGATaacaaatgcatcaaaatgaGGGACGtttcttttgtgattttgtgCTCTTTAGTGTTCTGGGCAGGTTCACGTGTACTTCAGAATAAAGACCTTCAGGATCTCCTTTATATAGAGAAGGCTTTCAAAGTCTAGCCTAAAAACAACCACAATCAGACCTCTTACAACTCAACAATAGTGGACCATCACACCGATGACGTAAAACATCTGATGACCATCAAGGATCTCATTCTGATGTTCTCTTTTTCCGCAGGTCGACGTTCAAAGAATTTTCCGAAAAGTACGGAAAAGATCCGCGATTCAAACTAGTTCTGAAGAGGAAAGACCAGGAGTTATTTTTCACGCAGTTCGTCGGCGCGTTAAAGAAGCGAGACAAGGAGAATAGAATTCGTCTGAGGAAGATGAGATGAGTCTTTGAAGACAGTGCCATGAACTCTTTCACAATACTGTGAACTGATTTCCTGTGGCCGTTTATCACAATGTATACTGTGATACCATCTGCCCATACGTCTGAACGAACCACAAGGGCAGTTTGCTTTTTAACGactaactcacacacaaacCGAACAAAGGCAGATCCAGCTGAGTTCAAGCAGCAGTTTGGGAATGAACTCTGAATATCTGAATCTGTTTCATATTGAAGCTCTTAATCTCCGGTTTGACTATAACAAGGCTCCTAAATCACCACGCTGAACAcgaaaacagagtttgactcgCTGGAAGTATCTAAAGCCATTGACCTGTGCACACAGGcggaaaatgatttttataatcAATTGTACATAAGTGTTGATATGCCTGGCGCTGTGCTAAAAGTGACCGTGAGAAGTGAAACTATTTTGTCAGAGTGCGACACAGATTCTCCACAGCATCTGTGAGAGTCGGTAAGTGGTGTTGTGTATCGCTAGAATttttcaaatgttgtctaacggTTTGTTGTAATTACATTTGTCATGATAtcgtaaaaaaattaaagtgatACTTTTTACTGAAAATTCATGTACAGTTCGGTGAAGTGTTGTAATACTTCacccaaaacaaacatttgctgACAATTTACTAACCCTCATGCCATCTAAGACGTACCGTAGAttagtttcttcatcaaaaccacggcttctctgcagtgaatgggtgccgtcagaatgagagtccaaacagctgataaaacaatcacaataatccactaGTAACGCTCAATTTCTCTTAACCCCTTTTAAACTCGACTGCATGTCAGATGGCCTGaggtgaatacattttcatttttgggtgaactatttctttaaataagagCAAGTGGATTGTGTTTACAGTAAATGAGAAATTTAATTGAAAGGACTGTTTAGATGTGTTTGGCTGCATTCAATTCATGTAGCTATTTGTaagtatgaataaataaattattttattttatttattatagttgaaatgcaattttacatttttctgtcagCTTTTATACGCACCAAAAACTATATGCAGGGCTCAACAATATAGTTTTTCCCAAAAGGTTTCAGTCATTTCTCTGCATCGATCTTGAATATaagcattaaacattattttatttgcaaattaaGATGTGACCTTTTTTcaatcaatttttttcttttcaaaatgctaAAGTCAGAATTCgatataaaaaaggtaaaaaatggCAATATATAAACgaacaattatgagaaaaaaggcagaattgcaAGATGTTAATTCTTAGGTATTATTATagcttgcatttttaataaagtctaAATTGCAAGTTAAAATgccctcacttttttttttatgtgtatgttttgttttttttttccaatcttatcatttttatcatttaaaagatgcatttaagAACATTGTAAACTCATTCTCAGTTTCAACAAATCACTTATTTTAGCAAGAGAGATAGCACTGGAAATACTGAGTAAACAATAATGTTCAAAACCTCCGagatatttgaaatgtatgaaaacaCATGATTTTTGGATGTGAAGTGCTGATAGCAAAGCTTCGACCCAAAAAGGAAAGTGACCTTTAAGAAACTGCCCAACTCTGACCCCAGGCTATCATCCTTGTTGTTGAGCCTTGTTTTTGTTACCATGTAACAAGTATGTATGTTATCATGTTGACATTTTTCAcagtgttaaattaattttttgtcatttttactgtagcttttaatcggcaaacattttatttataattatttttgttgataTTCAAATGAAAGTCTTattgtggaaaataaaataaaaagtgattttcaaataaacaaatttctgattataaatatgtaatgcacATGATTCTAGCAAACCA
It contains:
- the LOC122355355 gene encoding LOW QUALITY PROTEIN: transcription elongation regulator 1-like protein (The sequence of the model RefSeq protein was modified relative to this genomic sequence to represent the inferred CDS: deleted 1 base in 1 codon), with the protein product MRKAVLEQSGERYALVVDSGTRGGWKGLLGPVLPSQITCNVTHCSWVTLLTGNWKKQRATDKILELKKPSCTDALVLRRDPNPEAKAEDGPFKVSMDEDSSLKDKRPVASTPIPGSPWCVVWTGDDRVFFFNPTMHLSVWEKPVDLKDRGDLNRIIEDPPHKRKKDSLDDGSNADADDDDEDEEEHSLKTKRYKLDHPVDCEGKNGSSLRMVLPLELRIGHFRDMLLERGVSAFSTWEKELHKIVFDPRYLLLSPEERKQVYDQFVKARMKEEHKEKKCKLQQAKEEYRKLLEESKITSRSTFKEFSEKYGKDPRFKLVLKRKDQELFFTQFVGALKKRDKENRIRLRKMR